From Coffea arabica cultivar ET-39 chromosome 2e, Coffea Arabica ET-39 HiFi, whole genome shotgun sequence, the proteins below share one genomic window:
- the LOC113732654 gene encoding uncharacterized protein isoform X1 codes for MVCSDEYTTARNTMCQILLQYSAGLGAPVLIELLFQLYFWTKQCNVLGKKVMNILKMPCQYIVMMSKMLVDHETTSKELLQLGWTPCFEQILHWQILSYFMFHKMDVHQLQLIFKYLPILSFTESYVYQLDTLNAKLRKSPTYGVQLGEIESYAVCQTGGRRAIRSLKMLEADPFPTYYPT; via the exons ATGGTATGTTCAGATGAATATACAACGGCAAGAAATACCATGTGCCAGATATTGCTGCAGTACTCAGCAGGACTTGGAGCGCCAGTGTTGATCGAATTATT ATTTCAACTTTATTTTTGGACGAAACAGTGCAATGTATTGGGGAAGAAG GTAATGAACATATTGAAAATGCCGTGCCAGTACATTGTGATGATGAGCAAAATGTTGGTTGATCATGAGACAACTTCCAAGGAGCTGCTACAATTGGGCTGGACTCCATGCTTTGAGCAAATTCTACATTGGCAGATTTT GTCATATTTTATGTTTCATAAGATGGATGTTCACCAGCTGCAGTTAATATTCAAATACTTACCCATACTTTCATTTACAGAGAGTTACGTTTATCAG TTGGATACTTTGAATGCGAAGCTACGTAAGTCACCAACTTATGGAGTTCAGCTTGGAGAAATAGAATCCTATGCG GTTTGCCAAACAGGGGGAAGAAGGGCAATAAGATCCTTGAAGATGTTAGAAGCTGACCCGTTTCCCACTTATTATCCTACTTGA
- the LOC113732654 gene encoding uncharacterized protein isoform X2, which yields MMRAVHLKSFDYRVLNLLLYQLRGEEVNELHMEFISMSEFLIELSDDIIYGASRAPTMLVIGGSLEESNEALAMAEIDARLFSTVDAHPTRCKVNVDTLLDAVLKLLNV from the exons ATGATGAGGGCTGTTCATCTGAAATCCTTTGATTATCGGGTACTTAATCTTTTGCTGTATCAATTGCGGGGTGAAGAG GTGAATGAATTGCATATGGAATTCATATCAATGTCAGAGTTCTTGATTGAGCTATCCGATGATAT AATATATGGAGCTTCGAGGGCACCAACCATGCTG GTTATTGGTGGATCTCTAGAGGAATCAAATGAAGCTCTTGCTATGGCTGAAATCGATG CAAGACTTTTTTCCACGGTTGATGCGCACCCAACAAGATGCAAAGTGAATGTTGATACTCTTCTGGATGCTGTCCTTAAGTTATTGAATGTGTGA
- the LOC113729607 gene encoding barwin-like has product MERINLTLFLAIFLCFLSFAAAQSASNVRATYHFYNPAQNGWNLNAVSAYCSTWDANKPLAWRKKYGWTAFCGPVGPHGQAACGRCLRVTNRATGAQVTARIVDQCSNGGLDLDAAVFKRLDTDGRGNAQGHLMVNYQFVPC; this is encoded by the exons ATGGAAAGGATAAACCTAACACTTTTCCTTGCTATCTTCCTGTGTTTTCTGAGCTTTGCTGCTGCACAAAGTGCCTCAAATGTTCGAGCCACATACCATTTCTATAATCCTGCACAAAATGGATGGAATCTGAATGCAGTTAGTGCATATTGTTCAACATGGGATGCCAATAAACCCCTGGCATGGAGGAAAAAATATGGATGGACAGCTTTTTGTGGACCGGTTGGACCTCATGGTCAAGCTGCTTGTGGGAGGTGCTTAAGG GTCACAAATAGAGCAACAGGAGCTCAAGTTACTGCAAGAATTGTTGATCAATGCAGCAATGGAGGGCTGGATTTGGATGCTGCTGTCTTTAAAAGACTTGATACTGATGGAAGGGGCAATGCTCAAGGTCACTTGATGGTCAACTACCAATTTGTGCCGTGTTGA
- the LOC140036401 gene encoding uncharacterized protein, with protein sequence MNVRDFVQKGTRKKIGNGKATNIWEDNWIPGNKDGRVTSTRPQDCTIRRVDELISGFRWRKPLVPRTFNRKDADEILDIPISISGREDGNYWLHSGNGIYTVNSGYKTLSRETTQHIVGRADEAETSSANSNGKQWKWLWKLRVKRKIKHFIWRSLNGLLPVNALVFNRTNHGDPICDGCGDQNESIEHMFFQCCRAQEVWKMAPIQWDGLTGQTGNFRVWWNAMLEASGRIEGREHIELTTNILWQIWKRRNEWKFNAKREHPWKTVNKAQQEWQEQVSAWSNEIMTPEDAGREGGEVEPVEVRSDEVQIKISTSVQEQTKCVGIGILAINHSHQVMSAWGLIDRKAVNQLQTIAEAVKMAIIKARHQQWQKITVHVPSPQLLKVIMSGVAKDIKMSTLADDINNLRALFQKCSFCLDGRLDKRCDLISDYALGILQDEEWINSQCV encoded by the coding sequence ATGAATGTGAGAGATTTTGTGCAAAAAGGAACGAGGAAGAAGATAGGCAATGGCAAGGCTACAAACATTTGGGAGGATAACTGGATTCCAGGAAATAAGGATGGAAGAGTCACATCTACTAGGCCTCAGGATTGCACCATAAGAAGAGTAGATGAGCTGATTAGTGGCTTTAGATGGAGGAAACCATTGGTACCTAGAACCTTCAACAGGAAGGATGCTGACGAAATTCTGGATATCCCTATAAGTATCTCAGGAAGGGAAGACGGCAACTACTGGCTACATAGTGGCAATGGCATCTATACGGTCAATTCTGGGTACAAGACATTGAGTAGAGAAACAACCCAACATATAGTAGGAAGAGCTGATGAAGCAGAAACGAGCTCAGCAAACTCCAATGGAAAGCAATGGAAGTGGTTGTGGAAGCTGAGAGTCAAACGCAAGATAAAACACTTCATTTGGAGGAGTCTAAATGGGCTACTTCCAGTTAATGCCTTGGTGTTTAATAGAACAAACCATGGAGATCCAATATGTGATGGCTGTGGAGATCAAAATGAGTCGATTGAACATATGTTCTTTCAGTGCTGCAGAGCTCAAGAGGTATGGAAGATGGCCCCAATACAGTGGGATGGATTAACGGGACAGACAGGGAATTTTAGAGTTTGGTGGAATGCAATGCTGGAAGCCTCAGGTAGGATAGAGGGGAGGGAGCATATAGAGCTTACTACGAATATCCTGTGGCAAATATGGAAAAGGAGAAATGAATGGAAGTTCAATGCTAAACGAGAGCACCCTTGGAAAACAGTTAACAAGGCTCAACAGGAATGGCAAGAGCAAGTCTCAGCTTGGAGTAATGAGATAATGACCCCTGAGGATGCTGGAAGAGAAGGAGGAGAAGTAGAACCAGTGGAGGTACGAAGTGATGAAGTGCAGATCAAAATATCAACTAGTGTGCAGGAACAGACCAAATGTGTTGGTATTGGGATTTTAGCAATTAACCACAGCCATCAGGTGATGTCAGCCTGGGGACTAATTGATAGGAAAGCAGTAAATCAGTTGCAGACTATAGCAGAAGCAGTGAAGATGGCCATTATAAAAGCCAGACATCAGCAATGGCAGAAAATTACAGTCCATGTTCCCAGCCCACAGTTGCTGAAAGTGATTATGTCGGGAGTGGCTAAGGATATCAAAATGTCTACTTTGGCTGATGACATTAACAATCTCAGAGCATTGTTCCAGAAATGCTCCTTTTGTCTAGACGGGAGATTAGATAAAAGATGTGATTTGATTAGTGATTATGCCTTAGGCATACTTCAAGATGAGGAATGGATCAATTCTCAGTGTGTTTAA
- the LOC113729295 gene encoding raucaffricine-O-beta-D-glucosidase yields the protein MEKLEINRSDFGKDFLFGTATSAYQVEGATKEGGRGPSIWDEMCRKKPDKVRNYDNGDVAADSYHLYKEDVQLLKQLGFDYYRFSISWTRILPGGRLNAGVNKEGIQYYNNLINELLANGIQPFVTLLHFDVPQALEDEYGSFLDEKIVADFAAFARLCFWHFGDRVKNWITINEPWTVSCFGYAAGTFPPNRGSSSADHGSLSIVQHRCDVMHPQICQNGDPGTEPYTVTRNMLLAHAEAVRIYRQKFQSAQGGQIGITLNTTWFEPYNAESADDAKAAGRALDFTFGWFMDPVTYGQYPKSMTDRVPENRLKRFSDDESAKLKGSYDFLGLNYYTANYAYNDPTVYPEPSYLTDSGAKTTATGPDGKPIGERTSSGWIYIYPEGLFKLLCLIKTRYNNPAIYITENGVADAGALDGTIYLSLSDDIRIRYHRDHLKALKRAIDQYSVSVKGYTAWSLLDNFEWAVGYKDRFGICYVDFNDANLARYPKDSAIWFKNFLKPRPVKALSTSDNAQMPASAMELPGYETPAKRARER from the exons ATGGAGAAATTGGAGATTAATCGTTCTGACTTTGGGAAAGATTTCCTCTTTGGAACTGCAACATCTGCTTATCAG GTTGAAGGTGCTACGAAGGAAGGCGGTAGAGGCCCTAGCATATGGGACGAAATGTGCAGAAAGAAACCAG ACAAGGTTAGAAACTATGACAATGGAGATGTAGCAGCGGATTCATACCATCTGTATAAG GAAGACGTGCAATTGTTGAAGCAACTTGGTTTTGACTACTACAGATTTTCAATTTCATGGACTAGAATACTGCCAG GAGGAAGATTGAATGCCGGAGTGAACAAAGAAGGGATCCAGTACTACAACAACCTCATTAATGAACTCTTGGCTAATG GCATTCAGCCTTTTGTTACCCTTTTGCACTTTGACGTGCCTCAGGCTCTAGAAGATGAGTACGGAAGTTTCCTAGATGAAAAAATAGT GGCCGATTTTGCTGCTTTTGCAAGACTATGCTTTTGGCATTTTGGAGATCGAGTGAAAAATTGGATCACAATCAATGAGCCTTGGACTGTATCATGTTTTGGCTATGCAGCTGGGACATTTCCTCCCAATCGAGGTTCAAGTTCAGCGGATCATGGGTCCCTCAGCATTGTTCAGCATAGATGTGATGTTATGCATCCGCAAATTTGCCAAAATGGAGATCCAGGGACAGAGCCGTACACTGTAACACGCAACATGCTTCTTGCTCATGCTGAAGCTGTTCGAATATACAGACAAAAGTTTCAG AGTGCTCAAGGAGGCCAAATTGGAATAACCCTTAACACCACTTGGTTTGAACCATACAATGCTGAATCAGCAGATGATGCAAAGGCAGCTGGCCGAGCCCTTGATTTCACGTTTGGCTG GTTTATGGATCCAGTAACATATGGTCAGTATCCCAAGTCAATGACTGATCGTGTACCAGAAAACCGTCTTAAACGTTTCTCGGATGATGAATCAGCCAAATTAAAAGGATCATATGATTTTCTGGGGCTCAattattatactgctaattatgcATATAATGATCCTACTGTTTATCCAGAGCCTAGTTACTTAACAGATTCGGGTGCCAAGACTACGG CGACCGGTCCTGACGGCAAACCCATTGGTGAACGT ACATCTTCTGGTTGGATATACATTTATCCAGAGGGACTTTTCAAGCTCTTGTGTCTCATCAAGACGCGTTACAATAATCCAGCAATTTACATCACTGAAAATG GTGTCGCTGATGCTGGTGCTCTAGATGGTACGATTTACCTTTCTCTATCCGATGATATTAGGATCAGGTATCACCGCGATCACCTAAAGGCACTAAAACGGGCAATCGACCA GTATTCTGTCAGCGTGAAAGGTTATACCGCGTGGTCATTACTTGACAATTTTGAGTGGGCAGTGGGATATAAAGACCGTTTTGGCATTTGTTATGTGGACTTCAATGATGCAAATTTGGCAAGATACCCAAAGGACTCAGCCATATGGTTTAAGAACTTCCTCAAACCTAGACCTGTAAAGGCACTTTCGACATCTGACAATGCGCAGATGCCAGCTTCTGCAATGGAACTTCCTGGTTATGAGACCCCTGCTAAGAGGGCTCGTGAACGTTAG